A region of Pseudomonadota bacterium DNA encodes the following proteins:
- a CDS encoding undecaprenyl-diphosphate phosphatase: MNLTESIIMGAVQGITEFLPISSSAHLIVLPWFFNIDDGNINKLTFDVMLHFGTLLAILSVYGKRFITIVIEGLRGLKDRRIINSLLMKIVVATIPAAVLGLFCKDFIELYFRTPHVTVFSLIAVSILMIVSERIFVSGKETTYPIAIMIGFAQALALIPGTSRSGITITVAILLGLKRTQAVDFSFLLSIPIIMGAALYESKHIDYSGGGMDIYMLGVLSSFVFGYFSLKFLIGFLKNHSLDVFAFYRIGLALLILFFPK; the protein is encoded by the coding sequence GTGAACCTGACAGAGAGCATTATAATGGGAGCAGTACAGGGCATAACAGAGTTTCTGCCCATAAGCAGTTCAGCCCATCTCATTGTTCTCCCCTGGTTTTTTAACATCGATGACGGAAATATTAACAAGCTTACCTTCGATGTCATGCTCCACTTTGGGACCCTTCTGGCCATATTATCTGTCTACGGTAAAAGATTTATAACCATTGTGATCGAAGGTCTCCGTGGCCTGAAGGACAGGCGAATAATAAATTCACTTCTGATGAAGATTGTTGTAGCCACTATTCCTGCGGCAGTCCTGGGCTTGTTCTGTAAGGATTTCATTGAACTTTACTTCAGGACACCCCATGTAACAGTGTTCAGTCTTATTGCTGTGTCCATCTTGATGATTGTCTCTGAAAGAATTTTTGTGAGCGGCAAGGAGACAACATACCCGATAGCAATCATGATTGGTTTTGCCCAGGCCCTTGCCCTTATCCCGGGTACATCGCGAAGCGGAATAACTATAACGGTGGCCATTTTGCTGGGGTTAAAACGTACTCAGGCTGTTGACTTTTCTTTTCTCCTCTCCATACCGATAATAATGGGTGCGGCGCTCTATGAATCGAAGCACATCGACTACAGTGGCGGCGGAATGGATATATACATGCTCGGCGTCCTGTCATCCTTTGTCTTTGGCTATTTCAGTCTTAAATTTTTGATCGGCTTTTTGAAGAATCACTCACTCGATGTCTTTGCCTTTTACCGCATCGGCCTGGCGTTGCTTATCCTTTTTTTTCCGAAGTAA
- a CDS encoding cell envelope integrity protein TolA, giving the protein MKEETWFKMLVVSTILHILIVGAFSIPMKKSSKKISMLSSYTVNLVGDPGAGALGGDGRMSGPAQAKKAPEAKVTKPVPAAKKPAPVKTKPKLERKEKETAVSLSRKKAPAKEATTREELSRLNDRIKEIRKRTDYLDVSRAPGSGGSPGKTGGSGYGLPGSSEGGARPMDPVSQQYILGIWEKIKNSWGLPGMSSFKKDLETVVTIKIRKDGRIVDINIEKRSGNRMYDESILRVLRSVDPLPSIPASLNMDTMEIGFRFLPGDLS; this is encoded by the coding sequence ATGAAAGAAGAAACCTGGTTCAAAATGCTCGTTGTGTCCACCATCCTGCATATTCTCATAGTCGGCGCATTCAGCATACCCATGAAAAAATCATCAAAAAAGATTTCAATGTTGTCCTCGTACACCGTTAATCTTGTGGGGGATCCGGGTGCCGGGGCGTTGGGAGGGGATGGAAGGATGTCTGGCCCTGCACAGGCAAAGAAGGCACCGGAAGCAAAAGTCACAAAACCGGTGCCCGCTGCAAAGAAGCCTGCACCCGTAAAAACAAAACCAAAACTTGAGAGGAAAGAAAAAGAGACAGCCGTATCTCTATCCAGGAAAAAGGCGCCGGCAAAAGAAGCAACCACAAGGGAAGAACTGAGTCGTCTCAACGACAGGATAAAGGAAATCCGCAAACGTACAGACTACCTCGATGTTTCACGGGCACCAGGATCCGGGGGAAGTCCGGGAAAAACAGGGGGTTCAGGGTATGGCCTTCCTGGTTCTTCGGAAGGAGGGGCAAGACCCATGGACCCGGTCTCGCAGCAATATATCCTTGGGATATGGGAGAAGATCAAAAATTCCTGGGGATTGCCGGGCATGTCTTCCTTTAAAAAAGATTTGGAAACGGTTGTAACAATAAAGATAAGAAAGGATGGCAGGATTGTTGATATCAATATCGAAAAGAGGTCCGGGAACAGAATGTATGATGAATCGATCCTAAGGGTATTAAGATCAGTTGACCCTCTTCCGTCAATACCTGCCTCATTAAATATGGACACAATGGAAATAGGCTTCCGGTTCCTGCCGGGTGACTTATCGTGA
- a CDS encoding biopolymer transporter ExbD yields MKLSKDSKGPLSEINIIPLVDVMLVLLIIFMITAPMMQQGMGIDIPKVTTKPLPAKDEPQILSITKDQQLVLNEKKLNIKDLKAAIQLLFVNRGDKEIFLRADKDVPYGFVVNCMGIVREAGVEKVNIVTRPLE; encoded by the coding sequence ATGAAGTTATCGAAGGACTCAAAAGGCCCACTTTCAGAAATAAACATCATCCCCCTTGTCGATGTCATGCTCGTTCTCCTTATCATATTTATGATAACGGCCCCTATGATGCAGCAAGGCATGGGTATCGACATCCCCAAGGTAACAACAAAGCCCCTTCCCGCTAAAGATGAACCGCAGATTTTGAGTATTACAAAGGATCAGCAGCTTGTTTTGAATGAGAAAAAGCTGAACATAAAGGACCTGAAGGCAGCCATACAACTCCTTTTTGTAAATAGGGGTGACAAGGAAATCTTCCTGAGGGCAGACAAGGACGTGCCGTACGGGTTTGTCGTCAATTGTATGGGGATTGTCAGAGAGGCTGGCGTTGAGAAGGTGAATATCGTTACCCGACCGCTTGAGTAA
- a CDS encoding GNAT family N-acetyltransferase produces the protein MDEKRFEIDIFHPGDAEGVAKLFTAIYGKGYPVKIVYSPEQLIGAFETKNNIPVVARTPEGDIIGYVAMFRSAPHQKLYEAGQGLVLPDYRNMGIAAAMNRYLCDIVAAEFHIDAIFGEAVCNHTHMQRAWAEYEPIETAIEVDLMPAEAYTKEKSASGRVSTLDMFKTYISRPHTLYIPPVYNDIIRYIYSAYDDARAFAVSSGRPPANVRTNHTVQVFDFAQVARVAVFEAGFDFEDIFDNEEKELLDQGLLVIQVWLKISCPWIDSAVQFLRRKGYFFGGALPRWFDDDGLLMQKIVGTPNWEGIQLYSERAEKILDFVKTDSEITSGKINNL, from the coding sequence ATGGATGAAAAAAGATTTGAGATAGACATTTTTCACCCCGGAGACGCAGAAGGGGTGGCAAAACTATTTACCGCGATATACGGCAAGGGGTATCCGGTAAAAATTGTGTATAGCCCCGAACAGCTCATCGGCGCTTTTGAGACAAAGAATAATATACCCGTTGTTGCCCGTACCCCGGAAGGTGATATTATCGGATATGTTGCCATGTTCCGGTCAGCGCCGCATCAGAAACTTTACGAGGCGGGCCAGGGACTTGTTCTGCCTGACTACAGAAATATGGGGATTGCTGCGGCGATGAACCGATATCTCTGTGATATTGTAGCAGCAGAATTTCACATTGATGCAATTTTCGGTGAAGCGGTTTGCAATCATACCCATATGCAGCGGGCCTGGGCAGAGTACGAACCCATCGAAACGGCAATCGAGGTAGATCTTATGCCTGCCGAGGCATATACAAAGGAGAAGAGCGCATCCGGACGTGTGTCCACCCTTGATATGTTCAAGACATATATATCAAGACCGCATACGCTATACATTCCTCCTGTCTACAATGATATTATCCGCTACATCTATTCTGCATATGATGATGCGCGTGCATTTGCTGTGTCCAGCGGACGCCCTCCGGCAAATGTGCGAACGAACCACACCGTGCAGGTCTTTGATTTTGCACAGGTGGCCCGTGTGGCTGTCTTCGAAGCCGGTTTCGATTTCGAGGATATTTTTGATAATGAAGAGAAGGAACTCCTCGATCAGGGCCTTCTGGTTATTCAGGTCTGGCTGAAGATCTCGTGTCCATGGATTGATAGTGCCGTGCAGTTTTTGCGCAGGAAAGGATATTTCTTTGGAGGCGCACTTCCCCGGTGGTTTGATGATGATGGCCTGCTCATGCAGAAGATTGTGGGAACGCCCAACTGGGAAGGCATCCAGCTTTACTCTGAACGTGCCGAAAAGATACTGGATTTCGTGAAAACCGATAGTGAAATAACGTCAGGCAAAATAAATAACCTTTAA
- a CDS encoding VTT domain-containing protein, whose amino-acid sequence MKRSIVKTKSASTLLRVLLWTSGLALVILIFYVWHEEGAWKEIIKFYRFFFEPKRLKVFVASFGPFAAVMFILVQSAQVVFAPVPGEVTGFVGGLLFGNIQGLLLSTIGLTLGSLLAFSFTRVFGIKLVEKVVKKEYIDKLNNFITHKGLNITFILFLLPGFPKDSLCYLLGLSRMRLVDFLFMNIFGRLPGTLMLTMQGTAVSQGKYQAFFWLLAASIAFTAILYFTKNYIIQGFSNAFQALLRKKKDKQRQADAVKGKDIE is encoded by the coding sequence TTGAAAAGATCAATAGTCAAAACAAAATCTGCATCAACACTGTTGAGGGTTCTTCTCTGGACATCGGGGCTTGCCCTCGTCATTTTGATATTCTATGTCTGGCACGAAGAAGGTGCGTGGAAAGAGATAATAAAATTCTACAGATTCTTCTTCGAACCAAAAAGGCTCAAGGTTTTCGTTGCCTCTTTCGGTCCATTCGCTGCCGTAATGTTCATCCTTGTCCAATCTGCCCAGGTTGTGTTTGCGCCTGTTCCCGGCGAAGTTACCGGTTTTGTCGGGGGTCTTTTATTCGGGAACATCCAAGGTTTACTATTATCTACCATCGGCCTCACCCTTGGTTCGCTCCTGGCATTTTCGTTCACCAGGGTCTTCGGCATAAAACTCGTAGAAAAGGTGGTTAAGAAAGAATACATTGATAAACTCAATAATTTCATAACACATAAAGGGTTAAATATAACCTTTATCCTCTTTCTTTTGCCGGGATTCCCGAAAGACTCTCTGTGCTACCTGCTGGGACTTAGCCGTATGAGGCTTGTAGACTTTCTCTTTATGAACATCTTCGGCAGGCTGCCCGGCACACTGATGCTTACAATGCAAGGCACTGCGGTGAGCCAGGGAAAATATCAGGCGTTCTTCTGGTTGCTTGCTGCCAGTATAGCTTTTACCGCTATCCTGTATTTCACGAAAAATTACATAATACAGGGATTTAGTAATGCTTTCCAGGCATTACTTCGGAAAAAAAAGGATAAGCAACGCCAGGCCGATGCGGTAAAAGGCAAAGACATCGAGTGA
- a CDS encoding MotA/TolQ/ExbB proton channel family protein translates to MLYSAGPVAKAVVFILFIFSIVSWTIILYKWNQYRKAEKEGEKFIKTAKNADSFKKLIATYRENPDNIFYRLMLASYKELTSIQKDNPGIRPEVVQHVENALKITLSEETERLERRLSFLATTANAAPFIGLFGTVWGIMDSFREIGLRGTTSLSVVAPGISEALIATAIGLATAIPAVLAYNYFIGRLKRISSKMENASMYILNLLEK, encoded by the coding sequence ATGCTTTACTCTGCAGGACCCGTAGCGAAGGCAGTTGTATTTATCCTTTTTATATTTTCTATCGTCTCCTGGACAATTATCCTGTATAAATGGAATCAATACAGAAAAGCCGAGAAAGAGGGCGAGAAGTTTATTAAGACAGCAAAAAATGCCGATTCATTTAAAAAGCTTATAGCTACATACAGAGAGAACCCTGATAATATATTTTACCGGTTGATGCTTGCTTCGTATAAAGAGCTTACTTCAATACAGAAAGATAACCCGGGAATAAGACCAGAAGTTGTTCAACATGTTGAAAATGCACTAAAAATTACCCTGTCGGAGGAAACCGAGCGCCTTGAAAGAAGACTTTCATTTCTTGCCACAACGGCAAACGCTGCACCTTTCATTGGATTGTTCGGTACGGTATGGGGTATCATGGACTCTTTCCGTGAGATAGGCCTGAGAGGAACGACAAGCCTTTCAGTTGTAGCGCCTGGCATAAGCGAGGCGCTTATTGCTACTGCCATTGGCCTCGCTACCGCCATACCTGCAGTGCTCGCCTATAATTATTTTATCGGGAGACTCAAAAGAATCTCTTCCAAAATGGAAAATGCATCCATGTATATCCTTAACCTTCTTGAAAAATGA